ATCCTGCAGCCATGCCTTATGCAATCGAGACTGTAAAACAAATCATGGATGAGGATAAACCTATGTTCGGGATTTGTTTGGGACATCAAATCATCGCTTTGGCAAATGGTGTGAGTACTTACAAGATGCACCATGGTCATAGAGGACTAAATCATCCAGTGAAGAACCTGGTGACTGGTAGAAGTGAAGTTACTTCTCAAAATCACGGTTTTGCAGTGGATAAAAAGGAAGTGGAAGCTTCTGATAAATTAGAATTAACACACATTAATCTCAATGATAATACCGTAGCTGGAATTAGAGTTAAGGGCAAGCCTGTATTTTCAGTACAGCATCACCCGGAGGCTTCTCCGGGACCTCACGATTCCAGGTATTTATTTGACGATTTTATTCAACTAATTAAAAAACAAAAAGAATCATGAGTTTGATCGAAAGTGTATTTGCAAGACAAATACTGGATTCAAGAGGAAATCCAACCATCGAAGTAGATGTAGTAACTGAAAGCGGTGTGTTAGGACGAGCGGCTGTTCCATCTGGAGCATCTACTGGCGTTAACGAGGCTGTTGAATTAAGAGACGGTGATAAGGGCACTTACTTAGGTAAGGGTGTTTTGAAAGCGGTAGAGAATGTAAATGACGTAATCCAGCCAGAGGTAATTGGTCTATCTGTTTTTGATCAACGCTATATCGATCAATTGATGATTGATTTGGATGGTACTGAAACTAAGAGCAAGTTAGGAGCCAATGCTATCTTGGGTGTTTCTTTGGCAGTAGCTAAAGCAGCAGCTGAAGAATTAGGTCTTCCTCTTTTCAGATACATCGGGGGTACTAATGCACACACATTGCCAGTACCAATGATGAACATCATCAATGGTGGATCTCACTCTGATGCGACTATCGCATTCCAGGAGTTTATGATCCGTCCAGTTGGAGCTGAGACTTTTTCTCAGGCAATGCAAATGGGAGCTGAGACCTTCCACGCGTTGAAGAAAATTTTACATGACAAAGGTTTGAGTACTGCAGTAGGTGATGAGGGAGGATTTGCTCCTGCATTTACAGGTGGTACTGAAGAAGCGCTAGAAAGCGTATTGAGCGCGATCAAAGCGGCAGGATACGAGCCAGGTAAGGATATTACTATTGGATTGGATTGTGCTTCTTCTGAATTCTTCGTGGATGGCAAATATGACTACTCTAAATTCGAAGGGCCAAATGGTCAGAAGAGAAATGCTGAAGAGCAAGTAGCTTATTTGGCTGAACTAGTAGAGAAATATCCAATCGATTCTATTGAGGATGGATGTGCTGAAGAAGATTGGTCTACTTGGGCGCTTTTGACTGAGAAAATCGGTGACAAGTGTCAGCTAGTTGGTGATGATTTGTTTGTGACCAACGTGAAGTTCTTGCAAAGAGGTATCGAAGAGAAATCTGCGAACTCTATCTTGATCAAGGTAAACCAAATCGGTACTTTATCTGAAACTTTGGACGCTATCGAATTGGCTCACAAAGCGGGATTCACTGCTGTAATCTCACACAGATCAGGTGAAACTGAAGATGCTACTATTGCAGATATCGCAGTGGCTACCAATGCAGGTCAAATCAAGACTGGTTCATTGTCTAGATCTGATAGAATGGCGAAATACAACCAATTGTTAAGAATTGAAGAAGAGCTTGGCGAAGTAGCTAAGTTCCCTAAGGCTTAATTTATTGAGTGAATAATATTAGAAAGGGCTCCTGATTCAGGAGCCCTTTTTTGTTGTTTAGAAACCAAAGTTTGTTCTTTAGCTAATAAATTTCGCACAAGACATAGCTGACTTTAATTTGAAGAGATTAGAATTGACCGATTAAGTTTTATGAAGGTTAAAGAGCAATTGTATCAAGGGCGCATCACTTCGATTGATGCTTTTCGCGGCATTACTATTTTGGTAATGATATTTGTCAATGAATTGGCTGGAGTGTCAAATGTCCCGCAATGGATGAAGCATATGCCAGCTGAGGCAGATGCGATGACTTTTGTTGATCTAGTCTTTCCCGCTTTCTTATTCATTGTAGGGATGTCTGTTCCCTTTGCTTTCAATGCAAGACTGAGGAAAGGGGATAGTAACTTAGAAATTTGGAAACATACGCTCATC
This is a stretch of genomic DNA from Reichenbachiella ulvae. It encodes these proteins:
- the eno gene encoding phosphopyruvate hydratase, whose protein sequence is MSLIESVFARQILDSRGNPTIEVDVVTESGVLGRAAVPSGASTGVNEAVELRDGDKGTYLGKGVLKAVENVNDVIQPEVIGLSVFDQRYIDQLMIDLDGTETKSKLGANAILGVSLAVAKAAAEELGLPLFRYIGGTNAHTLPVPMMNIINGGSHSDATIAFQEFMIRPVGAETFSQAMQMGAETFHALKKILHDKGLSTAVGDEGGFAPAFTGGTEEALESVLSAIKAAGYEPGKDITIGLDCASSEFFVDGKYDYSKFEGPNGQKRNAEEQVAYLAELVEKYPIDSIEDGCAEEDWSTWALLTEKIGDKCQLVGDDLFVTNVKFLQRGIEEKSANSILIKVNQIGTLSETLDAIELAHKAGFTAVISHRSGETEDATIADIAVATNAGQIKTGSLSRSDRMAKYNQLLRIEEELGEVAKFPKA